CGAGGATGTCGCATGAGCGCAACAACACCTGCGGCGTTGTGAATCTGGTGGCGCCCCTTGAGCGCAGGATTGGGCCAGACCTGTCCATCCGGTTGCATCGGCAATTTCAGTACCCAGCCTTCGGATCCAGGAAGGAGAGAAAAATCACGATCCGATACCCACAGGTCAGCACCAACCGCCTCGGCTACTTCAGGGATCATCGGTTCAGGAGACAAGTCGGTGTACACGGCAGGTTGCCCGGTTCGCAGAATTCCGGCTTTCTCGCGCGCGATCGATGGGCGGTCGGGACCCAAAATTGCCTGATGATCCAGACCGATCCCGGTAATCAACGCGAGATCCGCATCGAGAATATTGACGGCATCCAGACGACCACCCAAACCGACCTCCAGTATCCAGACATCCAGCACGGCGTTGGAAAAGGCGATGAACGCCGCCAGGGTCGCCCACTCGAAATAAGTCAGCGATTCCGAGCCGGGCTGCGCATGGAGCACGGTAAAAGCAGCGACCAGCCCATCGGGATCGATGTCCACGCCCTCGATGCGCATGCGCTCGGTGAAGTCGATCAGGTGGGGTGAGGTATAGGCGCCGACACGATAGCCTTCTGCACGCAGGATGGCCTCAAGTAGGGCAACGGAAGAGCCTTTACCGTTGGTACCGGCGACGGTCACCACCGTTGGCACGTCAAAGCCCTGCCCTTTCAAGCCATCCCACACGGCGCGAACGCGACCCAAGCCAAGCTCGATCCGATGCGGGTTGCGTGCTTCTAGCCAGACAAGCCAGCTATCCAGTCGGGTGGGATCCGTCGGTCCGCCTCGGACATCGACGTCGGTCAGAGTCGTCACGATGAGCGGGTTACTCAGGCCTTCTGGGTTGGAATATCGCGTTGCTGCATCATGGCTATGAGATTGGCAATTTTTTCGCGCAACTCATGCCGCGGGACGATCAGATCAATCGCACCGTGCGCCAGAAGAAATTCACTGCGCTGGAAGCCTTCCGGCAGGGTTTCCCGCACCGTCTGCTCGATAACGCGGGGTCCCGCGAACCCGATCAGGGCATTCGGCTCGGCGATCTGCACGTCACCCAGCATGGCAAGAGAGGCAGAAACGCCCCCCATGGTCGGATCCGTCAGAACGACAATGAACGGCAGGCCGGCCTTGCTCAGGTGCGTGAGCGCCGCAGAGGTCTTGGCCATTTGCATCAGGGAGAACAGCGCCTCCTGCATGCGCGCCCCGCCCGAAGCGGTGAAGCAGATCAGTGCGGTTTTCCGCTCGATGGCTTCGTGAACGGCGCGCACGAATTTCTCACCAACAACGGACCCCATCGATCCGCCCATGAAAGAAAAATTAAACGCGGCGACAGTCACAGGAATATTCTGCAGACGCCCTCGGAACACGATGAGTGCGTCCGTTTCGTCCGTGGCACGCTGGCTGGCTGTCAGGCGATCGCGGTATTTCTTCTGATCACGGAACTTGAGCATGTCCACAGGCGCCACGTCGGTGAACAACTCCTCGCGCGCGGAGTCATCCAGGAAGTATTCCAACCGTTCCCGCACCCCGATGCGCATATGGTGTCCGCACTTGGGGCAAACCTGCTGATTACGCTTGAGTTCATCCCGATAAAGCACGGCATCGCAACCACCACATTTGATCCATAGCCCTTCCGGCACACCGCGTTTTTCCGTGTTCTGAATCCGAATTCGCGACGGTAGTAATTTTTCCAACCAGCTCATAGCAATACCCTCAGACGATTCCCTTTTATGCCTTGGCCGGGACAGACTCATCCAGAGCCGTCCGAATACCTGCGATGAAATTCTTCACCTCACTCAACACATCGACCGGGGGCAAGGGTTGCACCGGATGATCGGCGATCATCTGAACCAGCGCACTACCCATGATGACCGCATCGGCCATCTGGCTCACGGCCCGTGCCGTTTCGGCATTCCGGATGCCAAAGCCGACGCCCACGGGTAAGACGCAGTCTTTGCGAATCGCATCCAGACGTTCACCCAGTGCAGCGACATCCAGATTCTTGGCACCGGTCACGCCTTTGAGCGAAACGTAGTAGACGAATCCAGAAGCCATCTTGGCGATCAGGCGAACGCGCTCGGTCGAGGTGGTGGGCGCCAGCAGGAAAATCGGATCAATCTGAGCGGCACGATAGGCCTCGGCCGTCGGCGCCGCTTCTTCCGGCGGCATATCGACAGTGAGGACGCCATCGACGCCGGATGACGCCGCCTGATCTGCGAATTTGTTCACACCCATCGCCTCGATCGGGTTCTGGTACCCCATCAGCACGACCGGTGTTTCGAGATTGGTTTCCCGGAATTGCCGAACCATCGCCAGGACATCCTTCAATCCGACGCCGTGAGCCAGGGCCCGCTCATGAGCCAACGCGATCACCGGTCCGTCTGCCATGGGATCGGAGAACGGCACACCCAGCTCGATGACGTCCGCCCCACCCGCGACGAGGGCATGCATCAATTCAACCGTGTAGGAAGGCGACGGATCGCCCGCGGTGATGTAGGGAATCAACGCGGTGCGCTGCTCGGTCTTCAACCGGGCGAACAGGGGGGATAAACGACTCACAGGGTAATTCCTTCCATCTTGGCCACGGTATTGATGTCCTTGTCGCCCCGGCCGGACAGATTCACCAGAATGATTTTGTCCTTGCCGTATTGCGCCGCGAGCTTGCGGGCATAGGCAACCGCATGGGAGGACTCCAGCGCGGGGATGATCCCCTCGTAACGCATCACGTCATGAAAAGCGCTCATGGCCTCGGCATCGGTGATCGCATCGTAGGTGGCGCGGCCAATATCCTTGAGCCAGCTGTGCTCGGGGCCGACGCCCGGATAATCCAGACCGGCGGAGATCGAGTGCGTCGCCATGATCTGGCCGTTCTCGTCCTCCATAAGGTAAGTACGATTGCCGTGCAGCACGCCGGGACGCCCTGCGGTCAGCGGGGCGGCATGACGCCCCGTCGCCACGCCATCCCCGCCCGCTTCTGCGCCGTACAGCGCAACGCTGTCATCATCGAGAAAGGCATGGAAAATACCGATGGCGTTGGAACCGCCCCCGACACAGGCGACGACGGCGTCGGGCAGACGGCCGGTCTTCTCGAGAATCTGGGCACGGGCCTCGCGGCCGATGATCGACTGGAAGTCGCGGACCATCTGGGGGTATGGATGCGGACCGGCCACGGTGCCGATGATGTAGAAGGTGTTGTCGACATTCGTGACCCAGTCCCGCATGGCTTCGTTCAGCGCATCCTTCAGCGTGCGCGTGCCGGATTCGACCGGAACGACCGTCGCGCCAAGCAGTTTCATGCGGTAGACATTGGGCTGCTGACGCTCGACGTCTTCGGCACCCATGTAGACCACGCATTCCAGCCCCAGTCGTGCCGCGACGGTTGCCGTCGCCACACCGTGCTGCCCTGCCCCGGTTTCGGCGATGATCCGGGTCTTGCCCAGACGCTTGGCCAGCAAGGCCTGACCAATCGCATTATTGATCTTGTGCGCGCCGGTATGGTTGAGATCCTCTCGCTTGAACCAGATTTCCGCACCATAGGCCTCGCTCATGCGGGCCGCACGATACATGGCGGAGGGGCGGCCGACATAATCCCTGAGATCCGTCTCGAACTCGCGGATGAAGTCAGGATCGTTGCGGTAATGGGCATAGGCATCCTGCAATTCCTGGATGGCGCCCATCAGGGTTTCCGCCACGTACTTGCCGCCATATTCGCCAAAACGTCCCTGGGCATCCGGGAACTGGGCGTAATCGATCGGGCCTGCGTCGGCAGGCGTCTTCAGTGCGGTGTTATTACTCTGCATGGTTCACTCTACTCATAAATTCCTGGATTTTTTCGGCGCTCTTGATGCCGGGCGATACTTCCACGCCACTCGACACATCGACGCCATAAGGATGGACGGCGGAGATGGCAGATGCCACATTGGCCGCCGTCAATCCGCCCGCCAGAATCAGCGGTTGTCGATCGTTATCGTGGCCCTTGGGCCAATGCGACCAATCGAACGTCGCCCCTGAACCGCCGAGTGCACCGGTTTCATGACTGTCCAGCAAAAAGCCCCGGGCTGTGGGATGATCATCGATCAGATCAGACCAGCGCCGCTCCGTCCCACCAGAGAGCCAGTCCGTGCCGGCCGCCTTGATGTAGGGGCGCGGGAACTGACGGCAGAACGCGCCCGATTCATTCCCGTGGAACTGCAGCAAATCAGGCGCCAGTTCCTCGATGACCGACTGAACCCAGGCCGCATCCGGATCAAGAAACAGCGCCACGGACTGGACGAACGGGGGCATGGCGTCAAACAGATCGCGGGCGGCATCGATCGTCAGGGCACGCTTGCTTTTCGGCACGAAGACGAATCCCAGCGCATCCGCACCCGCAGCCGCCGAAGCCCGGACATCCTCGACACGGGTCATGCCGCAAATCTTCACCCGGGTACGTCCCCGAGCCAGGCTGTCGTTGGTTGGGCTCACCGCTGAGAGGGTTCCTGTTGTCGGTCGATGTCGTCGGGTTGTATTCAAGAAAATGCGGATTCTAGCAGCTTGTCGGAGGAAATTCGCCCGTCTCGGCCCAAAACACCGGGGGGCCGGGCGGTGCTTCCAGGCCGAAATGGCCCGGGTACCGGACATTGACAAGATACAACCCATCGGCAGGCGCCGTGATGCCTGCCGCCGTACGCTGTCTTGCTGCCAGAACGGCCTGCAAGGTGTCCGGGGGGACGCGCCCCTCGCCGACGGGCAACAGCGTACCCACGATATTACGCACCATATGATGGAGAAACGCATTGGCGGTAATGTCGAGATACACGTAATCCCCCTGCCTGCGAACCGTCAAGGATTCAAGATGGCGGACGGGACTGATCGACTGACAATCGCGGGCGCGGAAACTGCTGAAATCGTGCTCGCCAAGCAGGTGCTGTCCTGCCACATGCATCGCATCGGCATCCAGGGAACCGCGGTGCCAGGTCACCCTGCCCCGATGCAGCGCCGGGCGCGTTTCTCGATTGAGAATCACATAGCGATAGCTTCGGGCGGTTGCGCTGAATCGCGCATGAAAGTCGTCGGGCACGGCTTTCGCCCAAAGCAAGGTGATGTCCGCGGGCAGAAAGAACGTCCCGCCCAACAGCCAGGCACGCTCGGGACGCGCCACCGGAGATTCGAAATGAACGACCTGATAGGTCGCATGCACCCCCCGATCGGTACGTCCGGCACAGACAGTTTCGATCGACGCATCAGCAACGCGGGACAGTGCGTGCTCCAGGCGGGCCTGGATCGAATCGACCGTCGGCTGACGCTGCCAGCCATGGTAGTTCGAGCCATCATATTCAACAGCCAGCGCGATTCGAGACATGAGTGAAGCGGAATCCTTGACGAGTAAGCAGGCGCGTCATATTAACCAAAACGCACGCAAAACCGCAGTTTGCCCGGCCGCATTAATATTAGAATTTACTTATAAACTT
The Halothiobacillus diazotrophicus DNA segment above includes these coding regions:
- the truA gene encoding tRNA pseudouridine(38-40) synthase TruA produces the protein MSRIALAVEYDGSNYHGWQRQPTVDSIQARLEHALSRVADASIETVCAGRTDRGVHATYQVVHFESPVARPERAWLLGGTFFLPADITLLWAKAVPDDFHARFSATARSYRYVILNRETRPALHRGRVTWHRGSLDADAMHVAGQHLLGEHDFSSFRARDCQSISPVRHLESLTVRRQGDYVYLDITANAFLHHMVRNIVGTLLPVGEGRVPPDTLQAVLAARQRTAAGITAPADGLYLVNVRYPGHFGLEAPPGPPVFWAETGEFPPTSC
- the accD gene encoding acetyl-CoA carboxylase, carboxyltransferase subunit beta; protein product: MSWLEKLLPSRIRIQNTEKRGVPEGLWIKCGGCDAVLYRDELKRNQQVCPKCGHHMRIGVRERLEYFLDDSAREELFTDVAPVDMLKFRDQKKYRDRLTASQRATDETDALIVFRGRLQNIPVTVAAFNFSFMGGSMGSVVGEKFVRAVHEAIERKTALICFTASGGARMQEALFSLMQMAKTSAALTHLSKAGLPFIVVLTDPTMGGVSASLAMLGDVQIAEPNALIGFAGPRVIEQTVRETLPEGFQRSEFLLAHGAIDLIVPRHELREKIANLIAMMQQRDIPTQKA
- a CDS encoding phosphoribosylanthranilate isomerase, whose translation is MSPTNDSLARGRTRVKICGMTRVEDVRASAAAGADALGFVFVPKSKRALTIDAARDLFDAMPPFVQSVALFLDPDAAWVQSVIEELAPDLLQFHGNESGAFCRQFPRPYIKAAGTDWLSGGTERRWSDLIDDHPTARGFLLDSHETGALGGSGATFDWSHWPKGHDNDRQPLILAGGLTAANVASAISAVHPYGVDVSSGVEVSPGIKSAEKIQEFMSRVNHAE
- a CDS encoding bifunctional folylpolyglutamate synthase/dihydrofolate synthase — encoded protein: MTTLTDVDVRGGPTDPTRLDSWLVWLEARNPHRIELGLGRVRAVWDGLKGQGFDVPTVVTVAGTNGKGSSVALLEAILRAEGYRVGAYTSPHLIDFTERMRIEGVDIDPDGLVAAFTVLHAQPGSESLTYFEWATLAAFIAFSNAVLDVWILEVGLGGRLDAVNILDADLALITGIGLDHQAILGPDRPSIAREKAGILRTGQPAVYTDLSPEPMIPEVAEAVGADLWVSDRDFSLLPGSEGWVLKLPMQPDGQVWPNPALKGRHQIHNAAGVVALMRHPRNPLSVSDASIRLGLETTVNIGRFEIWSYQDRLIILDVAHNQESVRALIDNLMTIQDKNDTVRRVAIFSALEDKPIEAMVSIAGSYFDTWYFAPLTGMRAASARRLRDALATVGGAGVVNEMGIVPAYNQALADSAPGDQIVIFGSFLTVSAIRPELIRAGAHLV
- the trpB gene encoding tryptophan synthase subunit beta, whose amino-acid sequence is MQSNNTALKTPADAGPIDYAQFPDAQGRFGEYGGKYVAETLMGAIQELQDAYAHYRNDPDFIREFETDLRDYVGRPSAMYRAARMSEAYGAEIWFKREDLNHTGAHKINNAIGQALLAKRLGKTRIIAETGAGQHGVATATVAARLGLECVVYMGAEDVERQQPNVYRMKLLGATVVPVESGTRTLKDALNEAMRDWVTNVDNTFYIIGTVAGPHPYPQMVRDFQSIIGREARAQILEKTGRLPDAVVACVGGGSNAIGIFHAFLDDDSVALYGAEAGGDGVATGRHAAPLTAGRPGVLHGNRTYLMEDENGQIMATHSISAGLDYPGVGPEHSWLKDIGRATYDAITDAEAMSAFHDVMRYEGIIPALESSHAVAYARKLAAQYGKDKIILVNLSGRGDKDINTVAKMEGITL
- the trpA gene encoding tryptophan synthase subunit alpha, giving the protein MSRLSPLFARLKTEQRTALIPYITAGDPSPSYTVELMHALVAGGADVIELGVPFSDPMADGPVIALAHERALAHGVGLKDVLAMVRQFRETNLETPVVLMGYQNPIEAMGVNKFADQAASSGVDGVLTVDMPPEEAAPTAEAYRAAQIDPIFLLAPTTSTERVRLIAKMASGFVYYVSLKGVTGAKNLDVAALGERLDAIRKDCVLPVGVGFGIRNAETARAVSQMADAVIMGSALVQMIADHPVQPLPPVDVLSEVKNFIAGIRTALDESVPAKA